AGTTGTCAATGGTTGAATTTAGAGAACTTTTATATGGGTTTGTTGCGCAAGATGCAATAAATATTGTAAAAATAAGCATTAATAAACTATATTTGCCTTGTTTTGCTGCCATAGCCCTCCTCCTTTATACATTAACGAAATAATTACCACAAAACTGACATTTTTTCAAATATAAATTAATGATTTTTTAAAAAATAAAAGCCCAAGGCGTAAACCTTGAGCTTTTTAAAAGTGTTATTGCATCAGTCTTAGTACCAACTGCTGAGTTGCGTTTGCTTGAGCTAAAGCGTATGTACCGGCTTGTGCCAGAACTTGCAGTGTTGCAAATTTTGAAGTTTCTGTTCCAAAGTTCGTGTCTGTAATGGCCGATCTTGCTTGTGTAACATTTACTTGAGCTACCTGGATATTTTGCACTGTTGCATTAATTTGGTTTTCAACAGAACCCAAAGCGGCTCTAATTTTATCCAAAGCTTTTAAGGCAGAGTTTGCAATAGTTACAGCAAGGCCTGCACTGTCTTGTGTGGTTACGTTTACATCTGAAAGATTAACATTTGGGCTATATGTACCAGCAGCTAATCCGGCGTAACCTACAAATGCATTATTATTTTGACCGCTAACTGTTATCGCATTATCCGAAGTTAATGTAATTGTTCCATGATAGGAGTTGTTGGCAAGGTATGCTCCAGCAGCAGTTCCCAAAGATATTAATCCTGCTGCNNNNNNNNNNGTATGCTCCACCAGAATTAACAGCTGCAGCTCCCAAATATTTTAATCCTGCTGCAGATAATAAGGCAGCACTACTTTTAGTGGTAATATTTAAATCACTTCCATTGTTTGCTACAAATCTAATAGATGATGTGGTACCTGTAGAAGATGCAACTGCCTGTACGCCTACTACACCAGCTGCAGCTAAAGCGTTATTAATTATTGCAGCTGCGCTTACGGCATGAGTAGTAGCAGCTGTTAAAACTACATGAGCACCATTAATATAAAATGATTGGCTTTTTCCTAAACCTGAACCAGCATTAGTGGCTGTAAGTTGTGTTGTTGTATCTTTGATTCCAAGCATAGTCTGTGTATTGTTTGTTGCCTGTATGGCTATGTTGCCACCAGTCGTATTTGTCAAAACAAGTTGGCCTTGGGAGTTAACGCTTGCAACTACACCAGTTTGACTGGTGTATTGGTTAATGGCATTTACTAAATTACCACCGGAATCTCCTACACCTACTGTAACCTGACCTATGTTGACGCCATTTATTAGCAAACCACCAGCAGAAATTACTCCAGCTTGAATTGCTTGCGCGCCAACAACGGTTGTTTTTGCAGATGCAGATACACCTGTTTGGGCACTTACTGCGTTTATAGCTTGTGCCCAGTTACCTGCATCTAATTGTTGAGTTTGGCTTGTACCAAAAATATTTATGTTTACGCCATTAATTTGGACATCGCCATTTGCAATAGTTGCAAATTGGTTATTTGTAGAAATACCAATCCCAACTTGAGCAAAACTAGCTTGAGCAACACCGGTACTTGGTGTAGCATTATTAACCATTAAAGATGCAGAACCTGTAGGCGCATAGTTTGTAAATGTTTGATTTGCTACCCAGCCTATTGCATTTGCAGCAGTATTTTGTATGCCAATACCGATAGTTTGATTTTGGTAGGCGCCAATTTGGACAATCTTATTTACAAAGGTGCCATCAAGTAAGTTTATACCTTTGTAGGATGTGGTTGCTGCAATATTGTTAATTTCTGCAAGTAGACCATTGATGTTGCTTTGCAGAGCCTGTCTTGAAGCTAAATCTTGCGTGGCGTTTGCAGCTTCAATTGCCTGTTGTGCGATGTTTGTTACCAAATTTATAGATTGCTGTAGTGCTTGATCTGCTATGTTTATCAAGTTTACTGTGTCGTTGCCGTTTG
This portion of the Desulfurella sp. genome encodes:
- a CDS encoding flagellin; translation: AAGLISLGTAAGAYLANNSYHGTITLTSDNAITVSGQNNNAFVGYAGLAAGTYSPNVNLSDVNVTTQDSAGLAVTIANSALKALDKIRAALGSVENQINATVQNIQVAQVNVTQARSAITDTNFGTETSKFATLQVLAQAGTYALAQANATQQLVLRLMQ
- a CDS encoding flagellin hook IN motif-containing protein; protein product: MSLQINTNIAAMQAINSLNNTNTKLSNTLNSLSTGLRLTSAAVDPAGMTIADSLNFQATNLGQAISNGNDTVNLINIADQALQQSINLVTNIAQQAIEAANATQDLASRQALQSNINGLLAEINNIAATTSYKGINLLDGTFVNKIVQIGAYQNQTIGIGIQNTAANAIGWVANQTFTNYAPTGSASLMVNNATPSTGVAQASFAQVGIGISTNNQFATIANGDVQINGVNINIFGTSQTQQLDAGNWAQAINAVSAQTGVSASAKTTVVGAQAIQAGVISAGGLLINGVNIGQVTVGVGDSGGNLVNAINQYTSQTGVVASVNSQGQLVLTNTTGGNIAIQATNNTQTMLGIKDTTTQLTATNAGSGLGKSQSFYINGAHVVLTAATTHAVSAAAIINNALAAAGVVGVQAVASSTGTTSSIRFVANNGSDLNITTKSSAALLSAAGLKYLGAAAVNSGGAY